The Leptospirales bacterium genome has a window encoding:
- the cyoE gene encoding heme o synthase, with the protein MNEARLDLRAFYRLLKPGLGLSILITVAPGLLLGARIPSLQTIILTMLGTYLTALSSFVYNQILEVRTDALMERTRLRPLPAGLIAREAAYVLGSTMLGLGLAILWTFVHPLAAIIAVGSFFYYVFIYTWLLKPRTSLNTVLGGVAGAVGPLIGEAAARGTISINGLYLFLLLFIWQPPHFWCLGLRYREDYERAGFPILPVARGPQATLRQMRIYQFALLLVILLGWIPMQIAGPIFAIPSLLVGGLTLILMFRLRPAGGPAPLGVFFVTITHMLVWHLAMAIELFLRLQRLSG; encoded by the coding sequence TTGAACGAAGCCCGGCTTGATCTGCGCGCGTTCTACCGGCTGCTCAAGCCGGGACTTGGACTGTCGATTCTGATAACTGTGGCCCCTGGATTGCTGCTGGGCGCGCGCATTCCCTCCCTGCAGACCATTATCCTGACGATGCTGGGAACCTACCTCACGGCGCTATCCTCCTTTGTTTACAACCAGATCCTTGAAGTTCGAACGGATGCGCTGATGGAACGCACCAGGCTGCGCCCGTTGCCGGCTGGCTTGATTGCGCGCGAGGCGGCTTATGTGCTTGGTTCGACAATGCTCGGACTGGGACTGGCAATACTCTGGACTTTTGTGCATCCGCTGGCTGCGATCATTGCCGTCGGTTCATTCTTTTACTATGTATTCATCTACACCTGGCTGCTCAAGCCGCGAACGTCCTTGAACACGGTACTGGGCGGCGTCGCCGGCGCAGTTGGCCCGCTGATTGGCGAGGCCGCCGCCCGCGGAACCATCAGCATCAACGGCCTCTACCTGTTCTTGCTGCTGTTCATCTGGCAGCCGCCTCATTTCTGGTGTCTTGGTCTGCGTTATCGCGAGGATTACGAGCGCGCGGGCTTCCCGATCCTTCCGGTTGCGCGCGGTCCGCAGGCTACGCTGCGCCAGATGCGCATCTATCAGTTCGCTCTCTTGCTGGTCATACTGCTGGGCTGGATTCCAATGCAAATTGCCGGACCGATATTTGCGATTCCCTCGTTGCTGGTCGGCGGCCTGACTCTCATCTTGATGTTTCGACTGCGGCCGGCAGGCGGACCGGCGCCGCTGGGCGTATTTTTTGTTACCATCACTCACATGCTGGTATGGCACCTGGCCATGGCCATTGAACTCTTTCTGCGTCTGCAGCGTCTGTCGGGCTGA